GACTCTTACGATGTGCCTATCGAACATCCAAGAGGACTGCTTTCATGACTGAATACAAAATTGCCCTGGTGGGTTTTGGTGGCGTTAACCGCGGCCTGGCTCAACTGATTGCAGATCGCAACGCCGAGTGGAAAGCATCGCTGGGTTTTGGCATCAAAATCGTCGGTGTGACTGATATTTTTCTCGGCTCCATCGTTGCTAAAGAGGGGCTGGATGCAAAGCAGCTGGTTGCTCTGCCTATCGAGAAGGGGGCATTCGCTCAGCTGCCTGGAGGCACCGCTGAGGCGTTAAACGAAACCGTGATCAAGCATTCTGGTGCTGACATGATGGCTGAAGCCACCTTCACCAATCCTGTCGATGGTGAGCCCGCTACAACGTTCTGCCGCTGGGCACTGGAAAGCGGCATCCATGTTGTGACCACCAACAAGGGGCCCATTGCACTGCACGGCGCTGAGCTGAAGGATTTGGCCCGTCGTCATGGTGTTGCCTTCGAGTACGAAGGTTCGGTCATGAGCGGCACGCCTGTGATTCGTCTGGCAAGACAGGCGCTGGCAGGTGCAGAGGTTCAAGGCTTTGAAGGCATCCTGAACGGGACTTCCAATTACGTGCTGACCCGCATGAAGGATGGCCTGACTTTCAACGAGGCCGTCGCTCAGGCCCAACAGCTCGGCTATGCCGAGGCCGACCCGACTGCCGATGTGGAGGGGTTTGACGTCCGCCTCAAGGTGGTGATCCTCGCCAACGAACTGCTCAATGCGCGATTGAACGTCAGCGATGTGGCTTGCTCGGGGATCAGCAGTATCCGTCCAGAAGACATCGCTCAGGCAAGCGCCAACGGTGCCAGTTGGAAGCTGATCGGCTCTGCAAGTTGCGAAGCCGATGGCTCGGTTCGGGCGAGTGTGGAGGCTCGACTGCTGCCGAATTCG
The window above is part of the Pseudomonas sp. B21-048 genome. Proteins encoded here:
- a CDS encoding homoserine dehydrogenase, with product MTEYKIALVGFGGVNRGLAQLIADRNAEWKASLGFGIKIVGVTDIFLGSIVAKEGLDAKQLVALPIEKGAFAQLPGGTAEALNETVIKHSGADMMAEATFTNPVDGEPATTFCRWALESGIHVVTTNKGPIALHGAELKDLARRHGVAFEYEGSVMSGTPVIRLARQALAGAEVQGFEGILNGTSNYVLTRMKDGLTFNEAVAQAQQLGYAEADPTADVEGFDVRLKVVILANELLNARLNVSDVACSGISSIRPEDIAQASANGASWKLIGSASCEADGSVRASVEARLLPNSHPLAGICGATNAVSFNTALLGSVTVSGPGAGRIETAFALLSDIIAIHTTHGK